One region of Erwinia tracheiphila genomic DNA includes:
- a CDS encoding IS4 family transposase has product MELSQALGIINAATPERARSLADLIPPELIQQALTLTDTVTLRKRKLSLESMIWLVVGMSIFCDRPMTEIVNLMDITDRTGAPFTARSAVIQRRKTLGENAVRELFDITQQHWNQQAAHPKWHGLNLFAVDGVVWRTADTPENRAVFSKHSSQYGEGGYPQVRMVCLMELSSHLIAASAFDSEKVSEMRLAEHLTEKTPNNSITLFDKGFYSMGLLHHWQTAGEHRHWLLPLKKHVQYQVVRRLGRGDELICLKTSPRARKQWPGVPEEMVARLLTRRVDGKERQVLTSLTDPNRYPGKDISELYRHRWETELGYREAKQGMLDSRWTLRSRLPELVRQELWGVLLAYNLVRYQMVQMAFHLKGDYLPYQLSFSGAISEIIRMLITLPWASPGKMPGELRTLYEQAKWLVLPGRRERSYPRELRVKSRKYPDKKVAGHLK; this is encoded by the coding sequence ATGGAACTTTCCCAGGCCCTCGGCATCATCAATGCCGCCACTCCTGAGCGCGCCCGTAGTCTCGCCGACCTTATTCCTCCCGAGCTTATTCAGCAGGCGCTCACCCTGACCGATACCGTTACTTTGCGTAAACGTAAACTTTCCCTCGAATCCATGATTTGGCTTGTCGTTGGGATGTCCATTTTTTGCGATCGTCCGATGACCGAAATCGTCAATCTGATGGATATTACTGACCGGACCGGAGCTCCTTTTACCGCACGCAGCGCTGTCATTCAGCGCCGTAAGACTCTGGGTGAAAATGCAGTGCGGGAGCTTTTTGATATCACACAGCAGCACTGGAATCAGCAGGCTGCACATCCAAAATGGCACGGTCTGAATCTGTTTGCTGTCGACGGCGTGGTCTGGCGTACCGCCGATACGCCGGAAAACAGAGCCGTCTTCAGTAAACACAGCAGCCAGTACGGCGAAGGCGGCTATCCTCAGGTGCGAATGGTTTGTCTGATGGAGCTGAGCAGCCATCTGATCGCCGCCAGTGCATTCGACAGTGAAAAAGTCAGTGAAATGCGGCTGGCTGAGCACCTGACGGAGAAAACCCCGAATAACAGTATCACCCTGTTCGATAAGGGATTTTATTCGATGGGTCTGCTTCATCACTGGCAGACAGCAGGAGAACACCGTCACTGGTTGTTGCCGTTGAAAAAACACGTACAGTATCAGGTGGTTCGCCGTTTGGGGCGTGGAGATGAACTGATATGCCTGAAAACCAGTCCACGAGCCAGGAAGCAATGGCCAGGGGTCCCGGAAGAAATGGTGGCAAGACTGCTGACCCGCAGGGTAGACGGTAAAGAGAGGCAGGTGCTGACGTCACTGACAGACCCGAATCGCTATCCGGGTAAAGATATCAGCGAGCTATATCGCCACCGCTGGGAAACAGAACTGGGCTACCGGGAAGCAAAGCAGGGTATGCTGGACAGCCGGTGGACATTACGCAGTCGCCTGCCGGAGCTGGTGAGACAGGAGCTATGGGGGGTACTGCTGGCTTATAACCTGGTGCGATATCAGATGGTGCAGATGGCGTTCCATCTGAAAGGAGATTACCTGCCTTACCAGCTGAGCTTCAGTGGAGCGATAAGCGAAATAATCCGGATGCTGATAACCCTGCCCTGGGCTTCGCCGGGAAAAATGCCGGGAGAACTGAGAACCCTGTATGAACAGGCGAAATGGCTTGTGTTACCGGGTAGAAGAGAGCGAAGTTACCCGAGAGAGTTGAGGGTAAAGAGCAGGAAATATCCGGATAAAAAGGTTGCTGGTCACCTTAAGTGA
- a CDS encoding Grx4 family monothiol glutaredoxin encodes MMSTVEKIERQIAENPILLYMKGSPKLPSCGFSAQAVQALSACGERFAYVDILQNPDIRAELPKYANWPTFPQLWVDGELVGGCDIIIEMYQRGELQPLIKETAQKYPSDAAE; translated from the coding sequence TTGATGAGTACTGTTGAAAAAATTGAGCGCCAGATAGCAGAAAACCCTATCCTGCTGTACATGAAAGGCTCGCCAAAATTGCCAAGCTGTGGTTTCTCGGCTCAGGCCGTGCAGGCGCTTTCGGCCTGCGGAGAGCGTTTTGCTTATGTTGATATCTTGCAAAACCCGGACATCCGCGCGGAATTGCCTAAATATGCCAACTGGCCGACATTTCCTCAACTATGGGTTGATGGTGAGTTAGTTGGGGGGTGCGACATTATTATCGAAATGTATCAGCGTGGTGAATTGCAACCGCTTATTAAAGAGACGGCGCAAAAATATCCTTCTGACGCAGCTGAATAA
- a CDS encoding IS1 family transposase (programmed frameshift): MAKVDVVCPQCNETHAVRCNGHSASGAQRYICKHCSKTFQLNFSYSGAKPDTHQTIVNMAMNGYGCRDTARVLGISLNTVLRHGKKISPKQVAENIDPETEIVICCEAGEQWSYVRCKSNPRWLFYAYDRIRKRALAHVFGPRNAPTLRRLLALLSKFNIAFYMTDAWPVYKVLLSATGHVVSKKYTQRTERHNLNLRTHIKRLTRRTICFSKSEEMHDKIIGWYLTLHHYQ, translated from the exons ATGGCTAAAGTTGATGTCGTCTGCCCTCAGTGCAATGAAACTCATGCTGTACGATGTAACGGACATTCAGCATCCGGTGCCCAACGTTACATCTGCAAGCATTGTTCAAAGACCTTTCAGCTCAACTTTAGCTACTCCGGTGCCAAACCAGACACACACCAGACCATTGTTAATATGGCCATGAATGGTTACGGATGTCGCGATACCGCACGGGTTCTCGGTATCAGCCTCAATACGGTTCTGCGGCACG GTAAAAAAATTTCGCCAAAGCAGGTAGCTGAGAATATCGACCCCGAAACGGAGATTGTTATCTGCTGTGAAGCCGGTGAACAATGGTCTTACGTGCGGTGTAAAAGCAATCCCCGGTGGTTGTTCTATGCTTATGACCGTATCCGCAAACGTGCTCTGGCCCACGTCTTCGGCCCGAGAAATGCCCCGACCCTGCGACGATTGCTGGCCCTGTTAAGCAAATTTAACATTGCCTTTTATATGACAGATGCGTGGCCGGTTTATAAAGTTCTGTTAAGTGCAACAGGCCACGTGGTGAGCAAGAAATATACCCAACGGACAGAACGACATAATCTTAATCTTCGCACACATATCAAACGACTGACCCGCAGAACAATTTGCTTTTCGAAGTCAGAGGAAATGCACGATAAGATCATCGGTTGGTATCTTACTCTTCATCATTATCAATAA
- a CDS encoding IS481 family transposase, whose amino-acid sequence MLHTNNPIIKHKAGLLNLAEELGNVSKACKIMGVSRDTFYRYQELAAEGGIDALINQNRRVPNLKNRADEATERAVVEYAVEFPAHGQHRTSNELRKKGVFISGSGVRSIWQRHDLENFRKRLKALEEKVAREGIVLTDAQIAALEKKAHDDEASGEIETAHPGYLGSQDTFYVGNLKGVGRIYQQTFVDTYSKVAHCKLYTSKTPITAADLLNDRVLPFYEAQGLPMLRILTDRGTEYCGKVEQHDYQLYLAINDIDHTKTKAMSPQTNGICERFHKTILQDFYQVTFRKKLYEDLESLQTDLDNWLWHYNNERTHQGKMCCGRTPMATLLDGKRVWAEKNLNQM is encoded by the coding sequence ATGCTTCATACTAACAATCCCATCATCAAACACAAAGCCGGCCTGCTCAATCTCGCCGAAGAACTCGGTAACGTATCAAAAGCCTGCAAGATCATGGGCGTGTCACGCGACACGTTTTACCGTTATCAGGAACTGGCTGCTGAAGGCGGCATCGATGCGCTGATTAACCAGAACCGCCGCGTCCCCAACCTGAAGAACCGCGCCGACGAAGCCACTGAACGCGCTGTTGTTGAATATGCCGTTGAGTTCCCGGCCCACGGGCAACACCGGACCAGTAATGAGCTGCGTAAAAAAGGCGTGTTTATCTCCGGTAGCGGCGTGCGCTCCATCTGGCAACGGCACGACCTGGAGAACTTCCGTAAACGCCTGAAGGCACTTGAGGAAAAGGTCGCCAGAGAAGGCATCGTGCTTACCGACGCTCAAATCGCAGCGCTGGAGAAGAAGGCCCACGATGACGAGGCCAGCGGAGAAATCGAAACTGCTCACCCGGGTTATCTCGGGTCGCAGGACACCTTCTACGTGGGCAATCTGAAAGGTGTGGGTCGTATCTACCAGCAGACGTTCGTGGATACGTACTCGAAAGTGGCACACTGCAAGCTGTATACGAGTAAAACGCCGATCACCGCCGCAGACCTGCTCAATGATCGCGTACTGCCGTTCTACGAGGCTCAGGGACTGCCGATGCTGAGGATCCTGACCGACAGGGGAACGGAGTACTGTGGTAAGGTGGAGCAGCATGATTACCAGCTGTATCTGGCCATCAACGATATCGACCATACAAAAACGAAGGCGATGTCTCCGCAGACGAACGGCATCTGCGAGCGCTTCCATAAAACTATTTTGCAGGATTTTTATCAGGTTACGTTCCGTAAGAAGTTATACGAAGACCTGGAGAGCCTGCAAACGGATCTGGACAACTGGTTGTGGCATTACAATAATGAGCGAACTCATCAGGGAAAAATGTGCTGCGGGCGTACGCCAATGGCCACGTTACTTGATGGTAAACGAGTCTGGGCAGAAAAAAATCTGAACCAGATGTAA
- a CDS encoding CCDC90 family protein: protein MAQVAFDTLKFVETLEGAGLPKEQAKAISLAVRDSHEAVDVATRRDLDDAKKELSSEVTVVKRDLEDVRKELKSDIALVRTEITDVRKDLEAKIDKLSLQLTVRLGGMLVAAIGVLAALIKCTSSDLI, encoded by the coding sequence ATGGCACAGGTTGCATTTGACACACTGAAATTCGTTGAAACCCTCGAAGGCGCTGGTCTGCCTAAGGAGCAGGCTAAGGCTATTTCACTGGCTGTGCGTGATTCTCACGAGGCAGTTGATGTTGCGACCCGGCGCGATCTTGACGATGCTAAAAAAGAGCTTTCATCCGAAGTTACAGTCGTTAAGCGCGACCTTGAAGATGTTCGCAAAGAGCTGAAGTCTGATATTGCTCTGGTGCGTACTGAAATCACCGATGTCCGCAAGGACCTTGAAGCAAAAATCGATAAGTTAAGCCTCCAGCTTACTGTCAGACTCGGCGGTATGCTTGTCGCCGCCATTGGCGTGCTCGCTGCACTCATCAAATGTACTAGCTCAGACCTGATCTGA
- a CDS encoding C40 family peptidase: protein MRLLITLITLAMAQLFLNMAHASPHSPVNASHHKVDNNASAREDQRRKRRPVKTSSGKVKDSGSKKSHPATAQKFKIKKRKPAKETAQPPSGKNSLTVYKRRYGHHRGGHLNESDEQTSGEAPLKLSEAHRIRYQKAHETAMNKLMGQLGKPYQWGGTSPKTGFDCSGLVWYAYKGLVKFKIPRTANEMYHLRDAASIKRDDLEKGDLVFFRINGRGTADHVGVYLGNGKFIQSLRTGKDIQVSALSEDYWQRHYIGARRMITLKTIR, encoded by the coding sequence ATGCGTTTACTTATCACGCTTATCACGCTGGCGATGGCGCAGCTGTTTCTGAACATGGCGCACGCATCGCCTCATAGCCCTGTTAATGCCAGTCACCATAAAGTCGATAATAATGCTTCTGCCCGTGAAGATCAGCGTCGCAAACGCCGTCCGGTTAAAACCAGTTCAGGCAAAGTGAAAGATTCCGGCAGCAAAAAATCACATCCCGCTACTGCCCAAAAATTTAAAATAAAAAAACGCAAACCCGCCAAAGAGACGGCACAGCCCCCCTCCGGAAAAAATTCGTTAACGGTATACAAAAGACGATATGGGCATCATCGGGGCGGCCATCTTAATGAATCAGATGAGCAGACTTCCGGTGAGGCACCGTTGAAACTGAGTGAAGCTCATCGTATTCGCTATCAGAAGGCACACGAGACAGCGATGAACAAGCTGATGGGGCAGCTGGGTAAACCTTATCAGTGGGGCGGCACTTCCCCCAAAACAGGCTTTGATTGCAGTGGCCTTGTCTGGTATGCATACAAAGGCCTGGTTAAGTTTAAAATCCCACGTACGGCAAATGAAATGTATCACCTGCGCGATGCTGCCTCGATTAAACGTGATGACCTTGAAAAAGGTGATCTGGTCTTCTTCCGCATAAATGGCCGCGGCACAGCCGACCACGTAGGTGTTTATCTTGGTAACGGTAAATTCATTCAGTCACTACGAACAGGCAAAGATATTCAGGTCAGTGCGTTAAGCGAGGACTACTGGCAGCGCCACTACATTGGCGCACGTCGTATGATAACGCTAAAGACAATTCGATAA
- the cydH gene encoding cytochrome bd-I oxidase subunit CydH translates to MDTDLKFALFTSACALLIITAFGLTAVMH, encoded by the coding sequence ATGGACACCGACCTGAAATTTGCCTTATTCACATCCGCATGTGCTTTATTAATCATAACAGCATTCGGTTTGACCGCAGTTATGCATTAG
- the purR gene encoding HTH-type transcriptional repressor PurR, with product MATIKDVAKHAGVSTTTVSHVINKTRFVAEETKNAVWAAIKALHYSPSAVARSLKVNNTKTIGLLATSSEAPYFAEIIEAVENCCFDKGYTLILGNAHNNLQKQQAYLSMMAQKRVDGLLVMCSEYPDTLIAMLEDNRNIPMVVMDWGEPRGDFTDTVLDNAFEGGYLAGRYLIERGHRDIGVIPGQMERNTGGGRHAGFLKALAEANIPLSQEWLVQGDFEPESGYQAMQKILSQNERPTAVFCGGDVMAMGAICAADEMGLRVPQDISVIGYDNVRNARYFTPSLTTIHQPKEQLGQTAFSMLLDRITSKREESQTIEVYPSLIERRSVADGPFINR from the coding sequence ATGGCAACGATAAAAGATGTGGCAAAGCACGCGGGGGTATCCACCACCACCGTATCCCACGTCATCAATAAAACCCGCTTTGTCGCAGAAGAGACAAAGAATGCCGTATGGGCCGCCATTAAAGCATTACATTATTCTCCCAGCGCCGTTGCACGTAGCCTGAAGGTAAATAATACTAAAACTATTGGTCTGCTCGCCACCTCCAGCGAAGCGCCCTACTTTGCAGAAATTATTGAAGCCGTCGAAAACTGCTGTTTTGACAAAGGCTACACCCTGATTTTAGGCAATGCTCACAACAACCTGCAAAAGCAACAGGCTTACCTGTCAATGATGGCGCAAAAGCGTGTGGATGGGCTGTTAGTCATGTGTTCCGAATATCCCGATACACTTATCGCTATGCTGGAAGACAACCGCAATATCCCGATGGTGGTAATGGACTGGGGTGAACCACGTGGCGATTTTACTGACACCGTTCTGGATAACGCGTTCGAAGGGGGTTATCTTGCCGGGCGCTATTTAATCGAACGTGGTCACCGGGATATTGGCGTAATACCTGGTCAGATGGAACGAAATACGGGCGGTGGCCGTCATGCCGGGTTTCTGAAAGCCCTTGCCGAAGCGAATATTCCACTGAGCCAGGAGTGGCTGGTTCAGGGAGATTTCGAACCAGAATCTGGTTATCAGGCTATGCAAAAGATTCTTTCACAAAATGAGCGACCAACCGCCGTCTTCTGTGGTGGTGATGTGATGGCGATGGGCGCTATCTGTGCAGCAGATGAAATGGGGTTGCGCGTACCACAGGATATTTCGGTGATCGGGTATGATAATGTGCGAAACGCACGCTACTTTACCCCTTCGCTAACCACCATTCATCAGCCTAAAGAGCAGCTGGGGCAAACAGCATTCAGCATGTTGCTGGACCGTATTACCAGTAAGCGTGAAGAGTCTCAGACTATTGAAGTTTACCCCAGCCTCATTGAACGCCGTTCAGTAGCGGACGGGCCGTTTATCAATAGATGA